Proteins encoded in a region of the Cheilinus undulatus linkage group 8, ASM1832078v1, whole genome shotgun sequence genome:
- the glrx3 gene encoding glutaredoxin 3, with product MANLVEATTQQQFEDFLAKAGKCLTVVHFQAAWASQCEQMNGVMAELAKEHGHTTFVKLEAEEVPEVSEKYEITAVPTFLFFKGGEKVDRLDGANAPELTKKVARLAVTGSPGGAAENSVTDLNQRLKKLINAAPCMLFMKGSPQEPRCGFSRQIVALLKTHNIQFGSFDILSDEEVRQGLKTYSNWPTYPQLYANGELVGGLDIVKELAESGELENTCPKAVTLEHRLKTLINQSPVMLFMKGNKEAARCGFSRQTLELLNETKVDYDTFDILQDEEVRQGLKTYSNWPTYPQLYVKGELIGGLDILKELKESGDLVSVLKGES from the coding sequence atggCGAATCTCGTGGAGGCAACGACCCAGCAGCAGTTTGAAGATTTCTTAGCCAAAGCAGGAAAATGCCTGACCGTGGTGCATTTTCAGGCGGCGTGGGCTTCTCAGTGCGAGCAGATGAACGGAGTGATGGCGGAGCTGGCGAAGGAACACGGTCACACCACGTTTGTGAAGCTAGAGGCGGAAGAGGTGCCTGAGGTGTCGGAGAAGTATGAAATAACCGCCGTTCCCACTTTCCTTTTCTTCAAGGGAGGGGAGAAAGTTGATCGTCTGGACGGGGCTAACGCTCCGGAGCTGACTAAGAAGGTAGCCCGCTTGGCAGTCACTGGTAGCCCGGGTGGAGCGGCAGAAAATAGCGTCACAGATTTGAACCAGCGGCTGAAGAAGCTTATCAACGCGGCTCCATGCATGCTTTTCATGAAAGGCTCCCCACAGGAGCCTCGCTGCGGCTTCAGCAGACAGATAGTGGCTCTCCTCAAGACGCACAACATCCAATTCGGCAGCTTTGACATCCTGTCCGATGAGGAGGTCCGACAGGGGCTGAAGACCTACTCAAACTGGCCTACCTATCCTCAGCTGTATGCCAATGGAGAGCTGGTGGGAGGACTGGACATAGTGAAGGAGCTGGCTGAGTCTGGAGAGCTGGAGAACACCTGCCCGAAGGCTGTGACCCTGGAGCACCGCCTGAAGACCCTCATCAACCAGAGCCCGGTGATGCTGTTCATGAAGGGCAACAAGGAGGCCGCAAGATGTGGCTTCAGCAGGCAGACACTGGAGCTTTTAAACGAAACCAAGGTGGATTATGACACCTTTGATATTCTGCAGGATGAAGAGGTGCGTCAAGGGCTCAAGACTTATTCTAACTGGCCAACCTACCCCCAGCTCTACGTGAAAGGAGAACTGATCGGAGGTTTGGACATACTGAAGGAGCTAAAGGAGAGCGGAGACCTGGTGTCAGTGCTGAAGGGGGAGTCGTAG